From Medicago truncatula cultivar Jemalong A17 chromosome 7, MtrunA17r5.0-ANR, whole genome shotgun sequence, a single genomic window includes:
- the LOC11419449 gene encoding isoliquiritigenin 2'-O-methyltransferase, producing the protein MGSYFNEKENHAVKTVTLQIDDSDTLLAMILGANMVFPAVFKAAIELNLFDIIDKETSHENSDGFVSSFEIASKLPITQYSDLPNRLDRMLRLLASHGLLSSSTRTNDDGSMVRVYGITPSGKYFVHHENEDNRMDSFTSYLNHPAFLGVWSNLKEAIIEPEINVFEKVHGIPIYEYFEKDQQINNLFNKAMTQTCAIHMKIILEIYKGYEGISTLVDVGGGNGQCLKMIISKYPSIKAINFDLPQVIEHAPPSPGIEHVGGNMFECVPQGDAIMLKLVCHNWSDEKCLETLINCHKALPSNGKVIIVDFISPEDLESTNASKMISIVDNMMFITAGGKERTSKEFEILGKQSGFSKVKVVCRAFSILGVMELYK; encoded by the exons ATGGGTTCCTATTTCAATGAGAAAGAAAACCATGCAGTCAAAACTGTCACCCTACAAATAGATGATAGTGATACCCTCTTAGCCATGATTCTAGGTGCCAATATGGTGTTTCCTGCAGTTTTTAAAGCTGCAATTGAACTCAACTTGTTTGATATCATTGATAAGGAAACATCACATGAAAACAGTGATGGATTTGTGTCATCTTTCGAAATTGCTTCAAAGTTACCAATAACTCAATACTCCGACTTACCAAATAGGCTGGACCGTATGCTACGCTTGCTTGCTAGCCACGGTCTTCTGTCTAGTTCCACTCGGACCAATGATGATGGTAGCATGGTCAGAGTTTATGGTATTACACCTTCTGGTAAATACTTTGTTCACCATGAAAACGAGGATAATCGCATGGACTCATTCACATCATACTTGAATCACCCAGCTTTCTTGGGGGTGTG GTCGAATTTGAAGGAAGCAATTATAGAGCCAGAGATAAACGTATTCGAGAAAGTTCATGGAATACCTATCTATGAATACTTTGAGAAAGATCAAcaaataaacaacttatttaacaaAGCAATGACTCAAACATGTGCAATTCACATGAAAATAATCCTTGAAATATACAAAGGATATGAAGGAATATCAACACTGGTTGATGTAGGAGGTGGAAATGGACAATGTCTCAAAATGATTATATCCAAATATCCATCAATAAAGGCaatcaattttgatctcccacaAGTGATTGAACATGCACCACCCTCTCCAG GGATCGAACATGTTGGAGGAAATATGTTTGAATGTGTGCCACAAGGAGATGCTATAATGCTTAAG CTTGTGTGCCATAATTGGTCGGATGAAAAATGCTTAGAAACTTTAATCAATTGTCACAAAGCTTTGCCTTCAAATGGTAAGGTCATTATTGTGGATTTCATATCTCCAGAAGATCTAGAATCAACAAATGCATCTAAGATGATTTCAATTGTTGATAACATGATGTTTATCACAGCTGGTGGTAAGGAAAGAACTTCAAAAGAATTTGAGATTTTGGGTAAACAATCTGGATTTTCTAAAGTCAAAGTTGTTTGTCGTGCTTTCTCCATCCTCGGAGTGATGGAACTTTATAAATAA